The Lytechinus pictus isolate F3 Inbred chromosome 17, Lp3.0, whole genome shotgun sequence genome contains a region encoding:
- the LOC135157373 gene encoding somatostatin receptor type 3-like: protein MNSTFFNSSDGEQVEYDGQEVSAIAVTTVYAVMGLLGVLGNTLVLFVIIVVRDLHDVANVFIGNQSLIDLLTSLLLLASFVAPLPSIPTKDPILARFLCAFWHSKYPFWSLIVASSLNLTLMTLERYYAIVFPLHYHSRTKSTKLICLVALPWLSGFAYQQYLAWFSKVEQNQCHLFLFPNIASRTGLTFGATFLELFLPTIVIIYVYIAVYIKLKITMTEKFKDSGKSTGSRVPSSDTSVPNTNSRIRARRNVLKMMLIVSACFVICWLPNLIIYWLYIFGVNIDLTGLIYTLSVFIAFGNMWINPFIYSFQYRRFQKGLRQVFCRCKRGKEAKRSKTTPSTISLAV, encoded by the coding sequence ATGAATAGCACCTTTTTTAATTCGTCGGACGGGGAACAAGTTGAATATGATGGACAAGAAGTCAGTGCGATTGCAGTTACCACCGTCTACGCGGTGATGGGATTATTGGGCGTCCTTGGTAATACTCTCGTTCTTTTCGTCATCATCGTCGTACGCGATCTGCACGATGTCGCTAATGTCTTTATCGGTAATCAATCTCTGATTGATCTCTTGACATCGCTCCTACTCTTAGCCAGCTTCGTTGCACCTCTACCATCTATTCCAACCAAAGACCCAATCCTTGCCCGGTTCCTCTGCGCATTTTGGCACTCCAAGTATCCGTTCTGGTCTCTGATCGTCGCTAGTTCACTCAATCTAACATTAATGACACTGGAGCGATACTATGCTATCGTATTCCCTCTTCATTACCATAGTAGAACCAAATCAACGAAGTTGATCTGTCTTGTAGCTCTACCATGGTTGTCGGGATTCGCCTATCAGCAGTACCTAGCCTGGTTCTCGAAGGTAGAACAGAACCAGTGCCATCTGTTTCTTTTCCCGAACATTGCATCAAGGACTGGCCTCACGTTTGGAGCTACGTTCCTGGAGTTATTTCTCCCGACCATCGTTATTATTTATGTATACATAGCTGTTTACATAAAGCTGAAGATTACAATGACAGAAAAATTCAAGGATAGTGGAAAGTCTACTGGGTCTCGGGTACCTTCGTCAGATACGTCAGTACCCAACACTAACAGTCGTATTCGTGCCAGAAGGAATGTCCTTAAGATGATGTTGATTGTGTCTGCTTGTTTTGTCATTTGCTGGTTACCAAACCTGATAATATACTGGTTGTATATTTTTGGAGTCAACATCGATCTGACTGGATTGATCTATACATTGTCGGTTTTCATTGCTTTCGGTAATATGTGGATCAATCCCTTCATATATTCCTTTCAGTATCGAAGATTTCAGAAAGGATTGAGGCAGGTGTTCTGCCGGTgcaaaaggggaaaagaagcgAAGAGATCAAAAACTACCCCGAGTACTATTTCTCTTGCTGTGTGA
- the LOC129280849 gene encoding galanin receptor 2b-like, with amino-acid sequence MSGEGMEASSSTAEGQVKDQAISVLTTTIYTVMGLLGVLGNTLVLVVIIVVRDLHDVATVLIGNQSLIDLLTSLLLLAGFVAPLPSIPTNNPILDRFLCAFWHSKYPFWSLIVASSLNLTLMTLERYYAIVFPLHYHSRTKSTKLACLVALPWLSGFAYQQNLMWFSQTDNDSCNLFQFPNDEARTGFAFGAMFLELVLPIAVMAFVYTSLTRKLRSTMEEKFHKRTKENPRSTSESKTRKAGRVDHRRTARRNIIKVMLTVSLFFIICWTPNQVLYTAFCFGYNLDFNGFLYTFSVFIAFGNMWINPFIYSFQYRRFQKGLKKVFCKKRRSNRPMAVSNTLSATL; translated from the coding sequence ATGTCTGGAGAAGGGATGGAAGCCAGCAGTTCGACTGCTGAAGGTCAAGTTAAAGATCAAGCAATCTCTGTCCTTACAACTACCATCTACACAGTGATGGGATTATTGGGCGTCCTTGGTAATACTCTCGTTcttgtcgtcatcatcgtcgtaCGCGATCTCCACGATGTCGCTACTGTCTTGATCGGTAATCAATCTCTGATTGATCTCTTGACATCGCTCCTACTCCTGGCCGGCTTCGTTGCTCCTCTACCATCTATTCCAACCAACAACCCAATCCTTGACCGGTTCCTCTGCGCATTTTGGCACTCCAAGTATCCGTTCTGGTCTCTCATCGTCGCTAGTTCACTCAATCTAACATTAATGACACTGGAGCGGTACTATGCTATCGTATTCCCTCTTCATTACCACAGTAGAACCAAATCAACGAAGTTGGCCTGTCTTGTAGCACTTCCATGGTTGTCGGGATTTGCCTATCAGCAAAACCTGATGTGGTTTTCGCAGACGGACAAtgacagttgcaatttattccAGTTCCCAAACGATGAGGCGAGAACCGGTTTCGCTTTTGGTGCAATGTTTTTAGAACTGGTCTTACCGATTGCAGTAATGGCATTCGTGTACACTTCGTTGACCAGAAAGTTGAGGTCGACCATGGAAGAAAAATTCCACAAGAGGACCAAGGAAAATCCTAGATCAACGTCAGAATCGAAAACAAGGAAAGCTGGACGTGTGGACCATCGACGTACTGCCAGAAGGAATATCATTAAAGTAATGTTGACAGTGTCTCTTTTCTTTATCATCTGTTGGACCCCGAACCAAGTGCTATATACGGCCTtttgttttggttacaacttAGACTTTAACGGCTTCCTTTACACATTCTCCGTCTTTATTGCTTTTGGTAATATGTGGATCAATCCGTTTATCTATTCCTTTCAATATCGAAGATTTCAGAAAGGATTGAAGAAGGTCTTCTGTAAAAAGAGAAGGTCCAACAGACCAATGGCCGTTTCAAATACACTTTCAGCAACTCTTTGA
- the LOC129281020 gene encoding somatostatin receptor type 3-like — protein MNITFFNSSDGEQVEYDGQEVSAIAVTTVYAVMGLLGVLGNTLVLFVIIVVRDLHDVANVLIGNQSLIDLLTSILLLASFVAPLPSIPTNNPILARFLCAFWHSKYPFWSLIVASSLNLTLMTLERYYAIVFPLHYHSRTKSTKLICLVALPWLSGFAYQQYLAWFSKVEQNQCHLFLFPNNASRTGLTFGATFLELILPIIVIIYVYTAISIKLKITMTEQFQDTDKSSGSQVTSSAPNANSRIRARRNVIKIMLIVSACFVICWLPNQIIYWLYVFGVNIDLTGLIYTLSVFIAFGNVWINPFIYSFQYRRFQKGLRQVFCRWKRKQQMKSMVSVNTVSSAV, from the coding sequence ATGAATATCACCTTCTTTAATTCGTCGGACGGGGAACAGGTAGAGTATGATGGACAAGAAGTCAGTGCGATTGCAGTTACCACAGTCTACGCGGTGATGGGTTTATTGGGCGTCCTTGGTAATACTCTCGTTCTTTTCGTTATCATCGTCGTACGCGATCTGCACGATGTCGCTAATGTCTTGATCGGTAATCAATCTCTGATTGATCTCTTGACATCGATCCTACTCCTGGCCAGCTTCGTTGCTCCTCTACCATCTATTCCAACCAACAACCCAATCCTTGCCCGGTTCCTCTGCGCATTTTGGCACTCCAAGTATCCGTTCTGGTCTCTGATCGTCGCTAGTTCACTCAATCTAACATTAATGACACTGGAGCGGTACTATGCTATCGTATTCCCTCTTCATTACCATAGTAGAACCAAATCAACGAAGTTGATCTGTCTTGTAGCTCTACCATGGTTGTCGGGATTCGCCTATCAGCAATACCTAGCCTGGTTCTCGAAGGTAGAACAGAACCAGTGCCATCTATTTCTTTTCCCGAACAATGCATCACGGACTGGCCTTACGTTTGGAGCTACGTTCCTGGAGCTAATTCTTcctatcattgttattatttatgtaTACACAGCCATCTCTATAAAGCTGAAGATTACAATGACAGAACAGTTCCAGGACACTGACAAGTCTAGTGGGTCTCAGGTAACTTCTTCAGCACCCAACGCTAACAGTCGTATTCGTGCCAGAAGGAATGTCATTAAGATAATGTTGATTGTGTCAGCTTGTTTTGTCATCTGCTGGCTACCAAACCAGATAATATACTGGTTGTATGTTTTTGGAGTCAACATCGACCTGACTGGATTGATCTATACACTGTCCGTTTTCATTGCTTTCGGTAATGTGTGGATCAATCCCTTCATATATTCCTTTCAATATCGACGATTTCAGAAAGGATTGAGGCAGGTTTTCTGCCGGTGGAAAAGGAAACAGCAAATGAAATCTATGGTCAGTGTCAATACCGTTTCATCGGCGGTTTGA